ATCGTCTGTTGGCGCTGGGTTTCTGGGACTACGTAGGGTTGGTTAGCGGTTAGCGCTTCCCCAGAAGGGACGGGCAGTGCTTTGCGATCGATTTTGCGGTTGGGGGTGAGGGGAAAGTCTGGCAGCCAGGTAAACCAAGCGGGAATCATATACTCCGGGAGTTGCTGGCGCAGCCATTGTTGCAATTCCGTGGCGGGCAACTCGGTCTCCCCTTGCAGGTAAGCCACGAGGGTGTCGCCATGGGCACTGACGACACCCTGAGCGATCGCGGGATGGTCGTGCAAGCAGGCTTCAATTTCTCCCAGCTCGATGCGGAAACCCCGGACTTTTACTTGGTAATCGATGCGTCCCAAATGTTGCAGTGTGCCGTCGGTACGGTAGCAAGCTAGGTCGCCAGTGCGATACATGCGCGCGCCGGGCTCGGTCGCAAACGGATCGGGCAAGAAGCGCTCCGCCGTCAAGCCCGCCCGCCCCTGATACCCCCGCGCCAACCCCAGGCCGCCGATAAATAACTCCCCGGCAACCCCAACGGGAGCTGGTTGCAACTGGGTGTCGAGGACGTAGGTTTGAGTGTTGGCAATTGGTCGTCCGATGGCAACGGATGCGTCGTTTTGTATCTGCTGCTGCGCCGACCAAATCGTGGTTTCTGTGGGGCCGTATAGGTTCCACAACTCGGAGCCACGATCGGTCAGGGCGGCGGCCAAGTCCGGGGGCAATGCCTCGCCACCGCAAAGAATTTTCAGTCCCGGCTGCCCGTCCCAACCCGAGGCCAACAGCAAGCGCCACGAGGCGGGGGTTGCCTGCATCATTGTGGCTCGCTGTAGCAGTTGGGCGAGCTGCGCGCCATCGAGGGTAGTTTCGTGGCTGGCAAAGAGCAGCGTCGCGCCGTAGGTCAGGGGCAATAATAATTCCAGAACGGCGATGTCGAAAGACAACGATGTGACCGCCAGCAATGTGTCTTGGGGGGTAATGCCTGGCGATCGCCCGTGGGCGTTGAGGAAGTTGGCGACGGCTTGGTGGGGGATTTGGACGCCTTTGGGTTTGCCAGTGGAGCCGGACGTGTAGATCAGGTAGGCCAGTTGGGCGGGGTGGGGTGTCTGAGCGGGGTTTTCCGCCGATTGCTGGGCAATCGCATCTGTCTCGGCAAGCAGGTCGATAACGACAGGTACGCCAGCCGCCAGGGCCATCTGGGCCAAATCGTCATTCCCTCGGACGATCGCGAGATCTGCTCCCGCATCAGTTAGGGCGTATTGCAAGCGCTCGGCAGGGTAGGCTGGGTCGAGGGGAATGTAGGCTCCGCCAGCTTTCAGGACCGCCAACAGTGCGATAAGGGTTTCGGCGGTGCGATCGAGCAGCAGACCGATGCGGGTTTCGGGTTCGACCCCGCGCGCGCGTAGATACGCAGCCAGGCGATTGGCTCGGGCATTAAGCTCGGCGTAGGTGTAGCGTCGATCTTCGAACTCCAACGCGATCGCCTCTGGGGTCCGAGCCACCTGCGCTTCAAAGCCACCATGCATGGTGTGCCAATTCGGCAACGGCGTTTGCGTCGCGTTCCAATCCCGAATTCGCTGCCGTTCGTCTCTGTTCAGCAGCGGCAAACGATCGATGGGCGTGTCGGGCTCAGCGATCGCGGCTGCCAATAGCCCTTGCCAATGGCGCGCCCAGCGTTCGACGGTGGTCGCATCGAAGAGATCGCAGTTGTAAACAAAGGTGCCCTGCACCCCTTGGGAACTCTCAAACAGATCCAAAAAGAGATCGAATTGGGTGGCGCCCAAGTTTGAGGCCAGAGGTGTAATTTCGAGATCCCCAGCGGAAAACGGTTGGTGGGGATCGGCCTGCAAACCAAACATCACCTGCAATAGCGGCGCGTGACTCAACGATCTCTCCGGGGCCAAGACCTCAATTAGTTTCTCGAAGGGCAAATCTTGGCGATCGCTCGCTGCCGTTACCACCGACCGCACTTCGTCGAGGAGTTGACGGAAGCTCCATTGGGGCTGCAGCCGCACTCGCAGTGCCAGGGTGTTGATTAAAACGCCCACGAATCCTTCCGTTTGCACGCGGTTGCGATTGGCGACGGGCGTTCCCACCAGCAAATCCTGACGACCCGTGTAGCGGTAGAGCCAGGCAAAGTAGGCGGCCAAGCCGACCATGAACGTCGTGGCTTGGCTCTGGCGGCTGAAGGTTTGCAGGTGTTGGACCAGTTCGCCATCGAGGCGCACGGCCACGCGATCGCCGCGGCCGCTCTGGCGTGCCGGACGGGGGCGATCGACGGGCAAATCCAGCACTTCTGGCACGTCCCGCAACTGCTCCTGCCAAAAATCGAGCAGTCCAGTCAACTTCTCGCCCTGCAGTTGTTCGCGCTGCCAAACGGCATAGTCGGCGTATTGGATAGCGAGGGATGGCAAGCTGGCGGGCTGCGATCGTACCTGGGCTTCGTAAAGCTGGACCAGCTCGCGAATTAAAACGCCCAAGGACCAACCATCGGCAATGATGTGATGGATGTTGAATAGCAGGACGTGGTATTCCGGGGCCAGGCGTAACAGCGTCGCGCGCAGCAACGGCCCGTAGGCCAAGTCGAAGGGTTCCCGCGCCGCTGCGACGGCCAGCCGCTCGACTTCGGCATCCCGAACGGCCCCATCCAAGTGCTGCAGATCTGTCACCGGCAAATCGATTTCCAATTCCGGCAAAATCTTTTGCAGGGGTTCGCTCGCGGCATTCGGGACAAAGACCGTCCGTAGGGGCTCGTGGCGATCGCCCAAGGCCTGGAAGCTTTGGAGTAAGGCCTCTACCTGCAGCGGTCCCGCAAGACGCACGGCCGCCGGAACGTTGTAAACGGGACTATCCGGATCTAGCTCGTGCAACCACCACAACCGTTGCTGGGCAAAAGATACCGGTAGCGGTTGCTCCCGAGACTGGGTGGGGATAGCTGGCTTAGTGGGATTTTTCCGCACGCGCTTGGTCAAGCGCGCCAGTTGCTCGGGGGAGAGTTGGGAAATCCGCTTGGCAAAATCGGTCATGTTTGCTCCCCTCCTTCGGTTTCCAACTCGTCGAGCAGATCCCCGTCAATTTGCTCGGCCAAGGCTTGGGCGACGGCTAAGGCCAAGGCAGCGACGGTAGGCTCGGCAAACAACGCTTGCAGCGACACCTCAACGCCAAAGGTTTCCCGGACGCGGGCCATCACCTGGGTTGCTACTAGCGAATCGCCGCCGAGCTCGAAGAAATTATCTTCTACCCCCAATTCCGTCACGCCCATCGCCTCTATCCAGATGGCCAAAATCGCTTCTTCCAGGGGATTGCGCGGTGCCACAATCTCTCGGGCAGTCTCCGTTTTCGGCCAGAGCGCTGCTAGGGCCTGGCGATCGACTTTGCCATTCCCTGACAAGGGCATCGCCTCTAGGGGCAAGAAGCGGGGAGGCACCATGTAGCTCGGCAGGTGCTGGGCCAAAAAGTCTTGGAGCGGCTTGGCTTGGAACCCCCGAACCGTTGTCGGTCCCTGGGCCATCAACACGTCAAAGCCCAACCAGTCGGCGAAGGTGCCGGTTTGGGGAAGCAGCTGTACCTTGGAGAAGCCGTGGGTTTGCAGGGCTTCGGTCCATTGCTGCCGCGAGAGCAGCGGGTGTTTGGGACGCAAGCTCAGATCGATCGCGCGATCGAAACCTTGCTGCAGGCCCATGGTCAGATCGAAGGGAGGATGGAATTGAGTTTCTTCCAAAATTAGTAAGATGCCGCCGGGCCGCAGCAAGCGCCGCAGATGGGTCAGGGTCTCGGCAATATCGCGGGTAGCATGGAGGACGCTCGAGGCCACGATCGCATCGTAGGCATGGCAGGTATACCCTTGAGCTTCGGGAGCCACTTCCAAATTCAACAGGCGGTGTTCCAGGAACGAGTAAGCCTCAAACTCCTTTCGTGCCCGTTGTAAGAAGTAAGCGGAAATGTCCGTGAAGCAGTAGCGAATCCCCTCCGCAGGCAAACGGGGCAGGATGTGCCGCGTTGTAGAACCGATGCCCGCACCCACCTCAAGAATATGCAGGGGCTCGCCCGCCCGCATCTGTACCCAATGGACGAGGGCGTCGGCAATCAGCTCGTTGCAGCCGACAAATTGCTTTTCATAGACCTCGGGGATCTCCTGGGCGGTGTAGATTTCGGCTGAATGCTGGCGTTCTGCAAGCAAGTCCGCGAGATTTTCCACCGTTCGCAATAGCAAATCTGTGGAAGCGGGGCTCAAATCCATGGCGGCAGCGGCTCCTGCACGCACGCGTTCGATCGCCTCTGGCTCTATGGCTGTCGGCAGCGATCGCGCCGCAAAACGTTGGCCCTCCCGCACGCACCAACCTTCTTCAGCGAGTTGTTCGCAGGCCCGTTGCAACCACTGTTGGTAGCGCGGCAAAATTTGGCCGCGTTGGCGCAGTTGCTCCACATTTAGAGCCTGCCCGTCGTTGGGGAAAACGCCCAGTTTGTGGAGAGCAACTCCAGCGCCTTGGCGGTACAGCGCCTGAAGATGGGTCGCAAACGCATGGAATTCCGTCAGATCCTGGGGTTGCGTGCGGGTGCGGGCACTTTCAAGGCCAGCTGCCACCAGTTGCTCCCAAAGTGATGCCGCACTGTCCAGGGATTCCCAGGGAAATACGGTGGTTTCGACAGTAGCTTCGACAGTGCTCTGGGTCGGGGTCACCAGCGCCCCTAGGTAGCGATTGCCTTCTCCTTCGCCCACGACGAGGGTTGCTGCTCGCCCGACTTCCAGATGGCGTTCGAGGGTGGATTCAATGTCCCCCAATTCGATCCGGTAGCCCCGCAGTTGGACTTGATTGTCTTCCCGACCCAGAAATTCGATCTCGCCTGATGGCAAGTGACGGCCCAGATCGCCGGTGCGGTAGAGGCGATCGCCTGTGGTGGGATGGGTGATGAAGCTGGCTGCTGTTTTCTCGGGATCTTGCCAGTAGCATTGAGCCAACCCGATGCCGCCAATGAAGAGTTCTCCCGGCACCCAGGCGGGGCAGGGTTCGAGCTGAGCGTCAAGAACGTAGAAGCTTTGGTTGGTTAGGGGCCGACCGTAGGGCACGCTTTTCCAAGCGGGGTCGATTTCCCCAATGGGATAGAAAATCGACCAAATCGAGGCCTCCGTCGCGCCACCCAAACTGACTACCTCAGCCCCAGGCCACAGCCGCCGAATTTGGCTCGGCAGGGACAGAGGAATCCAATCGCCACTCATCATGACCAAACGCAGCGAACCCAACTCCGGCACCTCGCGATCGCCAATTTGAGTCACCAACATCTGCATCAGCGCCGGGACGGAATTCCATACCGTCACACCATGGGCGGCAATAAGCTGCAGCCAAGTCGCCGGATCCCTAGCAGCATCGGCAGGTGGCATCACCAGCGTGCTCCCAGCCGCAATAGCTCCGAAAATGTCATACACCGACAGATCGAAGCTCAGCGAGGATAGGGAAAAAACGCGATCGGCCTCGCCAACGTTAAAACGCTGGTTGATATCCGCGAATGTATTGACCGCACCCCGATGGTCGATCGCGACACCTTTCGGACGTCCCGTCGAACCCGAGGTGTAGATGATATACGCGAGATCGCCCGGCTGGCGGGAAACGGAGAGAGGTGCGTCCGAGGCTTGTTGCAGTGCCGGATTGTCGAGAGCTACCACCTGCGCAAAGTCCGGCCAGGTTAGTTCTTCCTGCAAAGCTTGAAGTGTCAACACCCAGGTCGTCCCTGACTGTTCCAGCACGTCGGCGCGGCGATCGCCGGGTAAATCCGGTGCGAGGGGCACGTAGACTCCGCCAGCTGCCAAAATGCCGTAGGCCGCCACGACTTGCTCCCAACCCTTGGGTAGCGAGATCGCCACCAGTTGACCCGGCTCGACCCCCGACACCTGCAGATGCTGGGCGACGCGGTTGCTCTCCCGGTACAGCTCGCTGTAGGTCAGGGTGCGATCGGGCGCGATAACCGCCGGTCGTTCCGGGTGTTTTGCCGAACCTACAGCCAGATCGGCGTGCAGTAGGCCGCTCGGGATGGGGGCAGTAGTCTGGTTGTACTCCTGTTGAAGCGTTTGCTGCCAAAGGGGAAGGTGCAGTGGGCGGGTTTGTTGCCAAGGGTTGATGTCGGCATTGGTATTGGCAGCCAATGCTTCGAGGAGCTGCCGATAGGCCGCGAACATATCCGCCACCAAGCCTTCGGGGAAGAGTTCGGCAACGACATCCCAGTTGTAGACGAGGTCGCCGTCTTCTTCATAGACCTGGTGATCGAGCCAAACCTGAGGAGTTTGTGCCACACCAGTTACCAGCTTGCCCAGCCAATCCGTGCCAAACCCAGTCTCAGCTTGGTTCGGGGCCGTTGCCAGCAAACTGGTGAATACCACCGGCATCATTTGCGGGCGATCGCCCTGGTGTGCCATGTCTCGCATCACTCGCAGGCCGCTGACATAGCTGTGTTCGAGGTCTTGCCAGAGTTGCTGCTGCACTGCCCGGGCGCGATCGCCAAATCCAGCGGTATCGCGATAATCGATTGCCAGCAGGGCCAAGTTAGTGAAATCTCCCACCAGATCGCGCACCTGGGGGTGCAGGGGTAAGCGATTAAAGGTAGTTAAATTCAGGCAAAACTGGCGCTGCTTACTCCACGCAGCTAACACTTCTGCAAAGGCAGCTAAGAGCAATCCCGAGGGGGTCAAGCCCTGTTTGTTGGCCTGCTGCTGGAGTGGTTTCCAGGTCGCGGCGGGCAAACGACCGGTCAGGCGCTGGAAGTGCGGCTGAGTCACGCTTGCTGGCGCGACGGCCAGGGGTAAATCCGGCCCAGCGGGGAGGGCGTCTAGGCGCTCCTGCCAGTAGTCGCGCGAGCGCGCCTGCAAGGCGGAATCTTCTAATTCCTCCAGGGACAGGACGTAATCCCGGAAAGTTACCTCTAGGGAAGGCAAAACCGCATCAAGATCTTGGTAAAACTGTCCCCACTCTTGGCAAAGCAACTGCAGACTAGAGCCATCCACCAAGAGGTTATCAACACTCATTAGCACCCGCAGATCCGTTGGCTCCAACCGCACCACCAATACGTCGAATAGCGGCCAAACCTCTGGATTGCGGACTTCGTGGGAGAGGCGATCGCGGTGTTCTTGCAGTTGCTGCTCGCGCTCGGCGGCGGGCAGTTCGCTCAGGTCGAGGACCTGGATTTCATAGATAGGCACTTCGGTAAGCACCTGTTGCTGGCCTGTGGGCAATACAACCGTTCGCAGCGCATCGTGGCGGGCAATCGTGTGCTGGAAGGCTGCCTGCAGACGAGCGCAGTCCAGCCCGGGGCTCAGGTATTCGGCAAAGACATGAGCCGCGACGTTACCCAGCTCGAAGCTCGCACTTCGACCCAGCCAGTAAGCCTGCTGAATTTCATTCAGTGGGAACGGTTGGTGGCGATTATCCACATCGGGCTTTAGCTCTGGCAGGTCCACTGGAGTTGAATCCTCCAAGCCCACCACAATCCCGTCTGCCAAGGCTGCAATTGTCGGGCTGGCTAAAAATGCTGCTAGCTCAACACTGCTACCGAGGACCTTTTCGAGATCGAACTTGAGTTCGAGAGCAACGATCGAATCCAATGCCAATGCCTGCAAAGGTGTTTCTGGGGTGATGCGACCGCCTTCGACTCCAAGAGCCAAGGCCAAACGAGCCGTCAGATAAGCTGCCAGGTGGGGCGACCGCTCTTCGGGAGCCAGTTCGGTCAGGGGCTGCAAATCTGGTAGGGCAAATGGTGCTTTAGCCGATACGGAAGTTGCAGCTGCGGGTTGTAGTTGAGCCCCCTGACCTGCTGCCACACTCCAGTAACGCTGGCGCTGGAAAGGATAGGTGGGGAGGGGGAGGCGCTGGCGCGAATAGTCGCGATCGAACCCGCTCCAATCGACCTTTGCCCCTTGCTCATATAGGGCACTCAAGCTTCCTAGCAGGGTTTGCCAAACGGACTGACCAAGTGCCGCGCTCGCCAACCAGCACTCGTTCGGTGCCATACCGGTAGGCATCGCGTCACTGGCTACCAAGAAGACTGGGTTTTCGAGATCCTGCGGAAGTTGGATCCCATCAGACGTCGCCCTGTCAGCCGACCGAGTGAAAAGTGTTTGTGGCTCCAAGGGTTGCCCCGTTTGGCTGCAATACAGGGGTATGGCCGTCGATTGCAGATCCGTTACCCGGGGGTGAGAGTCGCGTGCGGCCCATTGCAGAGCGCGGTCGAGGGGAACCGCCCCGGCCATCCAGGCTGCCAGTAATTCGCTTCCTGGCAACACGAGAATACCTGCAGGCTCGATCCCCCAAGAGCGCCACAGCTCCACCAGGGCTACTTGCAGGGCAAATCGCGCCACTGGCGAGGGACGTTCGTTCGGACCGAATTCAATGGGGGGCAGGTTGCCTGGACAGTCGCGGCAGCGTGCGATCGTGGATTGGAAGGCCGGTTGGGTGCGACCGAGCTGTGCCCCTAGATCCCAGAGACGATTCCACAGGTCCGCTGAGGGTACCGAAGCAACAAAGATCGGCGCGAGCCGGACCGGCAGGGCCTCGGCGGCGATCTCCACCGGGGTGGCTTCAGGTTCTGGAGTGGCTTGGAAATAGGATGCGATCGCCGCTCTCAGTTCGGTCACGCTGGCAGCTACGGCACTCCAACGATGCTGGAAGTGCGCTCGGCCTAACGCCGCCGTAAAGCAGAGATTTCCTAAGTCCACCTCGGGATGGTTTGCTAAGTAGCGATCGTAGCGCTGCAGCAATTCCCAAAGCGCTCGTGGGGTTTTTGCCGTTAGGGGCAATAGGTGTAACGGGCGATCGCGCTCTGGTGTTGCGAGGTCTGGTATTAGTGGAGCCTCTGCCAAGATGGCG
The DNA window shown above is from Rubidibacter lacunae KORDI 51-2 and carries:
- a CDS encoding non-ribosomal peptide synthetase; amino-acid sequence: MTDFAKRISQLSPEQLARLTKRVRKNPTKPAIPTQSREQPLPVSFAQQRLWWLHELDPDSPVYNVPAAVRLAGPLQVEALLQSFQALGDRHEPLRTVFVPNAASEPLQKILPELEIDLPVTDLQHLDGAVRDAEVERLAVAAAREPFDLAYGPLLRATLLRLAPEYHVLLFNIHHIIADGWSLGVLIRELVQLYEAQVRSQPASLPSLAIQYADYAVWQREQLQGEKLTGLLDFWQEQLRDVPEVLDLPVDRPRPARQSGRGDRVAVRLDGELVQHLQTFSRQSQATTFMVGLAAYFAWLYRYTGRQDLLVGTPVANRNRVQTEGFVGVLINTLALRVRLQPQWSFRQLLDEVRSVVTAASDRQDLPFEKLIEVLAPERSLSHAPLLQVMFGLQADPHQPFSAGDLEITPLASNLGATQFDLFLDLFESSQGVQGTFVYNCDLFDATTVERWARHWQGLLAAAIAEPDTPIDRLPLLNRDERQRIRDWNATQTPLPNWHTMHGGFEAQVARTPEAIALEFEDRRYTYAELNARANRLAAYLRARGVEPETRIGLLLDRTAETLIALLAVLKAGGAYIPLDPAYPAERLQYALTDAGADLAIVRGNDDLAQMALAAGVPVVIDLLAETDAIAQQSAENPAQTPHPAQLAYLIYTSGSTGKPKGVQIPHQAVANFLNAHGRSPGITPQDTLLAVTSLSFDIAVLELLLPLTYGATLLFASHETTLDGAQLAQLLQRATMMQATPASWRLLLASGWDGQPGLKILCGGEALPPDLAAALTDRGSELWNLYGPTETTIWSAQQQIQNDASVAIGRPIANTQTYVLDTQLQPAPVGVAGELFIGGLGLARGYQGRAGLTAERFLPDPFATEPGARMYRTGDLACYRTDGTLQHLGRIDYQVKVRGFRIELGEIEACLHDHPAIAQGVVSAHGDTLVAYLQGETELPATELQQWLRQQLPEYMIPAWFTWLPDFPLTPNRKIDRKALPVPSGEALTANQPYVVPETQRQQTIAAQFAAVLDLPPERVGLHANFFDLGGHSLLATQLISRLRQAFGVEIPLKVLFEATTVADLDRAIAALEQSQTARQALPAIVPLPATERDPANLPLSFAQQRLWFLDRFEGGSATYNIPGSFRIEGVADLDAMQQALDALVARHESLRTYFPLRDGSDSAVQCVLPHLHVPLEIVSAVDLDCIPEDWLIRQTQQPFDLATGPLLRVKVIQLAPNENILSVVMHHIISDGWSSGIFIREIITLYQGYRTGESTELAPLPVQYADYGVWQRQWLEGEVLERQLNYWQQQLAGVPALLELPTDYPRPARRSFQGRVQNIALPPELTAAVKTLAQQQEVTPFMVLLTAFQLLLARYSAQQDIVVGSPIANRNHPEVEGLIGFFVNTLALRTTIDPTATVADLLQQVRHTALDAYAHQDVPFERIIEAVAAERTLAHTPLFQVMFILQNVPTASLELEGITLTPLEVETVAAKFDVTLSLQEGDRGFSGRWEYDSELFTAETIARMATHFEMLLRSMVADVRQPVATLPMLTSRERQQILTDWNNTAVDYPLDNCIHQLFEYQADRTPEAIAAIYGAESINYFTLNARANRLAHALQEFGVKPGILVGLCVERSLDALVSVLGILKAGGAYVPLDPSYPPERLEYMLANSQVPFLITQNAIADRLPEHQAKTVCLDTDWTSKIQPHSTENPTSEVTPDSVAYVIYTSGSTGKPKGVQGLHQGTVNRLYWMWTTYPFEPNERCCQKTSLSFVDSVWEFFGGLLQGIPTVIIPAETVKDPPHLIDTLSTHQISRIVLVPSLLRAILETGSELKDKLPHLKYWVTSGETLETNLCKEFYDKIPNSFLINLYGSSEVSADVTHHETWHSKVDPSPIELASVEFPDSSVRGRLTEPQQPEEKALAEIWKDVLQLEWVGIDDNFFEVGGNNYLSNLTIERLHYLFGIPLPRESLYRAPTIRELVKLLKEHEPEPGKVATIARILQQL
- a CDS encoding non-ribosomal peptide synthetase, whose amino-acid sequence is MSDFLGRIQSLSPKRLALLAYELNEQLESLQQAQNEPIAIIGMGCRFPGGVVDPNSYWQLLASGRDPLVEVPRDRWDVEDFYDPDPSVAGKTYTRRGGFIDDVDRFDPEFFNISPREALAMDPQQRLLLEVGWEALERAGYAPEALEGSTTGVYVAIGIGDYANLQARSHRLEDIDAYTGSGNGFCFTAGRLSYVLGLQGPSFALDAACSSSLIALHLACQSLRARECAQALVGGVNLILSPDSNLTFSATNILSAQGRCRSFDADADGFVRAEGCAVLMLKRLSDAQRDRDNIIALVKGTATNHCGAGAGLTVPSGAAQQTVARQALEQAGVKPADVQYVEAHGTGTPLGDPIEVTALGQVYKQDRDPQNPLFLASVKTNIGHTEVVSGLASLVKVMLAMQHQALPAHLHFQTLNPEIDLDDIPAKIPTQLTPWPGTAGSRLAAVNSFGMSGTNAHAILAEAPLIPDLATPERDRPLHLLPLTAKTPRALWELLQRYDRYLANHPEVDLGNLCFTAALGRAHFQHRWSAVAASVTELRAAIASYFQATPEPEATPVEIAAEALPVRLAPIFVASVPSADLWNRLWDLGAQLGRTQPAFQSTIARCRDCPGNLPPIEFGPNERPSPVARFALQVALVELWRSWGIEPAGILVLPGSELLAAWMAGAVPLDRALQWAARDSHPRVTDLQSTAIPLYCSQTGQPLEPQTLFTRSADRATSDGIQLPQDLENPVFLVASDAMPTGMAPNECWLASAALGQSVWQTLLGSLSALYEQGAKVDWSGFDRDYSRQRLPLPTYPFQRQRYWSVAAGQGAQLQPAAATSVSAKAPFALPDLQPLTELAPEERSPHLAAYLTARLALALGVEGGRITPETPLQALALDSIVALELKFDLEKVLGSSVELAAFLASPTIAALADGIVVGLEDSTPVDLPELKPDVDNRHQPFPLNEIQQAYWLGRSASFELGNVAAHVFAEYLSPGLDCARLQAAFQHTIARHDALRTVVLPTGQQQVLTEVPIYEIQVLDLSELPAAEREQQLQEHRDRLSHEVRNPEVWPLFDVLVVRLEPTDLRVLMSVDNLLVDGSSLQLLCQEWGQFYQDLDAVLPSLEVTFRDYVLSLEELEDSALQARSRDYWQERLDALPAGPDLPLAVAPASVTQPHFQRLTGRLPAATWKPLQQQANKQGLTPSGLLLAAFAEVLAAWSKQRQFCLNLTTFNRLPLHPQVRDLVGDFTNLALLAIDYRDTAGFGDRARAVQQQLWQDLEHSYVSGLRVMRDMAHQGDRPQMMPVVFTSLLATAPNQAETGFGTDWLGKLVTGVAQTPQVWLDHQVYEEDGDLVYNWDVVAELFPEGLVADMFAAYRQLLEALAANTNADINPWQQTRPLHLPLWQQTLQQEYNQTTAPIPSGLLHADLAVGSAKHPERPAVIAPDRTLTYSELYRESNRVAQHLQVSGVEPGQLVAISLPKGWEQVVAAYGILAAGGVYVPLAPDLPGDRRADVLEQSGTTWVLTLQALQEELTWPDFAQVVALDNPALQQASDAPLSVSRQPGDLAYIIYTSGSTGRPKGVAIDHRGAVNTFADINQRFNVGEADRVFSLSSLSFDLSVYDIFGAIAAGSTLVMPPADAARDPATWLQLIAAHGVTVWNSVPALMQMLVTQIGDREVPELGSLRLVMMSGDWIPLSLPSQIRRLWPGAEVVSLGGATEASIWSIFYPIGEIDPAWKSVPYGRPLTNQSFYVLDAQLEPCPAWVPGELFIGGIGLAQCYWQDPEKTAASFITHPTTGDRLYRTGDLGRHLPSGEIEFLGREDNQVQLRGYRIELGDIESTLERHLEVGRAATLVVGEGEGNRYLGALVTPTQSTVEATVETTVFPWESLDSAASLWEQLVAAGLESARTRTQPQDLTEFHAFATHLQALYRQGAGVALHKLGVFPNDGQALNVEQLRQRGQILPRYQQWLQRACEQLAEEGWCVREGQRFAARSLPTAIEPEAIERVRAGAAAAMDLSPASTDLLLRTVENLADLLAERQHSAEIYTAQEIPEVYEKQFVGCNELIADALVHWVQMRAGEPLHILEVGAGIGSTTRHILPRLPAEGIRYCFTDISAYFLQRARKEFEAYSFLEHRLLNLEVAPEAQGYTCHAYDAIVASSVLHATRDIAETLTHLRRLLRPGGILLILEETQFHPPFDLTMGLQQGFDRAIDLSLRPKHPLLSRQQWTEALQTHGFSKVQLLPQTGTFADWLGFDVLMAQGPTTVRGFQAKPLQDFLAQHLPSYMVPPRFLPLEAMPLSGNGKVDRQALAALWPKTETAREIVAPRNPLEEAILAIWIEAMGVTELGVEDNFFELGGDSLVATQVMARVRETFGVEVSLQALFAEPTVAALALAVAQALAEQIDGDLLDELETEGGEQT